The following is a genomic window from Pedobacter sp. KBS0701.
CAGCCAGTTTAATTTCTTCCTCTTCACCATACACGGTAATATCTTCTAATGAAGCTAATTTTGTGTTGGTGATGTTGGCTACAACTTTAGTTTTTTGAGCATCTAAGCCCTCTAAAATGTAACCTACTTTATTTTGTCCAACCAGTTTAAATAAACCTGGTCTGCCGGATACGGCTACAATTCCTCTTAAATTCATATCATGTGTGTTTAGCGGTTAGCGGTTGGGGTATGGCGCAATAAATTGCCTACCGCCAAACGCATAACGTATTTCTATTGTTTTAAAATCTAAATGTGAGCAATTAGCGCCTCAAACGCTTATCGCCAAACGCATTGCGCACTAACCTTCTAAAACTTCAATATTTACAATCTTATCGCCCTGACGGATATCATCAACAAGATCTACATTTTCGATAACTTTACCAAAACAAGTATGGTTACGGTCTAAATGAGCAGTATTTGCTCTGCTATGGCAGATAAAAAATTGCGAACCACCAGTATTACGGCCAGCGTGGGCCATAGATAAAACACCACGATCGTGGTATTGATTTTCTCCGTCCAATTCGCAATCAATTTTATAACCTGGACCACCAGTACCTGCCAAATGTGCTTTAGCCGGGTCTTTTGAATTTGGACATCCGCCCTGAACCATAAAGTTAGGAATTACACGGTGAAAAGTTACACCATCATAAAAGCCTTCTTTAGCTAATTTTTTAAAGTTTGCAACGGCTTTTGGCGCATCATTTTCGTAGAATTCTACGGTCATATCGCCTTTTTCTGTTTTTATTATTGCTTTACTCATATCAATATCGGTACTAATTTTAATTTTTCTCCCCCTAAAAAACTTTCATATTTTTTTAGTAGAGGGCAAAAATAACAAAATTGTATAACTTATGACATCATTAAATTTTTCTATACAGTTTAAATGCGGTATTTTAGTGTTTTAAGCATACCGATTTGATAAAGAAATATTATATCCTACTCATTTGCCTGCTTTGCTCCCTTGGGCTTAGGGCTTCTTCCTTGTTAATTTATATGGATGAAGACCAAAAAAACCATCTTAAAGCTTATGGTATTGCCTATTGGACCATCAGCAAACAATTGGAGGTTGATTGGCTTTTAAACTATCGTGGCGGTAGTTTTTTAATCAAATATAATAAAGCGGTGGAGGATGAATTAAAAATCCGCGGGGTTTCTTATGAAGTTATGGCTGATGGAAAAGTAGTGAGTTTGCTAAATGAAATCAGCGACCCATCTGTAAACATGGAAATGGTTAAACTGGAGAAAACGCCAAAAATTGCAGTTTACTCTCCAAAAAGCAAATTGCCGTGGGATGATGCGGTTACACTCGTGTTAACCTACGCAGAAATTCCATACGATGTAATTTACGATGACGATATTCTTCAGGATAAATTGAGCAAATACGATTGGCTACACTTGCACCACGAAGATTTTACCGGGCAATATGGTCGTTTCTGGGCCAATTTCAGGTATGCAACCTGGTACCAGGAAGACGTCAAAAATCAGGAAACTTTAGCTAAACGTATGGGCTATAAAAAGGTTTCTGAAATGAAATTAGCCGTTGCCAAACATATTAAGGAGTACTGTGCCGGTGGAGGTTTCATGTTTGCCATGTGCTCTGGTACTGATAGTTTCGACATTGCCCTGGCTGCCGAAGGGGTAGACATTTGTGCACAGATGTTTGATGGTGATCCTGCCGACCCTAATGCGCAATCGAAACTTGATTTCAACAAAACGCTGGCCTTCCAGAATTTCAAGTTAGACAACAACCCGATGAACTATGAGTTTTCGGATATAGATGTTACTCAAACCCGTACACTGAACCAAACAAACGATTATTTTACTTTATTCGATTTTTCTGCCAAGTGGGATCTTGTTCCAACCATGCTTACCCAGGATCATGATAAGGTAATTAAAGGTTTTATGGGACAAACCACAGCATTTAAAAAAAGCTTAGTAAAAACAAATGTAACCGTTTTAGGTGAAAATAAAGGCGCAGCAGAGGTAAGATATCTACATGGCGAAATTGGCAAAGGCCAGTTTACTTTTTATGGCGGGCACGATCCGGAAGATTATCAGCACGCTGTTGGCGATCCACCAACAGATTTAAGTCTGCATCCCAATTCTCCGGGTTACCGTTTAATTTTAAACAATGTACTTTTCCCGGCGGCAAAAAAGAAACCTCAAAAAACATAAAACCAATCAGAATTTAACTCCTGACATTTTTCTTTTGAGTTTAAAAAATTGTTAATTCTCTGCTATATTCCTGTTATGTATACACTAAATGGCTGCTCATACCATTTCCGATCTGGATCATAACCACTCTTAATCTTTACAAGAATCATACTGGTAGCCAATATTTTAGCCACTAAAATGTAACACGTTTGATACTTTGGCACAGCTTTTGGATTAGCATGGACAATTAACAAACAGGATTAAACCTGAAAATTTAAACAAGATTTTTATAAAAGAAAAATATCATGAAAAAGTTACTATTAAGCGCATCAATCATTTTATTGGCAACAGGTGCTTTCGCACAAAATACCATGACGGGTAGTGATGCGAGATTTGGAATAAAAGCCGGAGTAAACTTGGCAAGATTTCACGCAAGCGGTACTGATGGCAGTACATCATTCAACGACAATGCCAAGGACAATGTTGGCTTTAATGTTACTGCATTTGCTGATTTCGGTGTAGGAAACAATTTCTTCATTCAACCTGGTGTATCCTTACAGAATAAAGGCAGCAAATTTGAGGAAACGAGAACAGTTGGTGGCATTACCAATACAACCACTAACAAAGTAAATTTGATGGCTATTGAAGTACCTGTAAATGCAGTTTTCAGAATTCCTACAGGTGATGCCGGTGCTGTACAAATTTCAGCAGGCCCTTATATTGGATTTAACATATCAGGAAAAAACAAATTCGAAACAGTTACAACTGGTGGCGCTGCTGCAGGAACAATATCTGATGAAAATGATTTAAAATTTGGTTCAACCACCGATAAAAACTATTCGTCTACAGAGTTTGGTGCCAACTTCGGTTTAGCATATCGTACCAACTCTGGATTTTTAGTGGGTGCTAATTATGGTTTAGGTTTATCAAACCTGGTACCTAAAGATTCTAGATCTGGAGATGGTAAATTAACTAACCGTGTATTAGGCTTCTCAGTTGGTTATTCATTTTAAGCAAAGCCTTAAACATAAAAAACCTTCCCGAATTTTATACCGGGAAGGTTTTTTTATGCTTTTTAAATTATTAATCGTAAAAGTTCCAGCTTACCCCAAATTTTAACAAGGCATCTTGCATAGGGTACCTGTTTACCGTGTAATAACCCGGTTGAAATAAACCCTGATTTACAAAATCATATTTAACAAAGATATTAGCTCTTTTTAAATTTGCCTTAAAAAAGACATCAATTACTGGTCTTGAGATCAGATTTGTCGGATTACGCTCATCAATATAAAATTGAGCCGTTGCTGGTGAATATAAGTAATTTGCATATTCTGAATTATACCTCACATCAAATCCCACATTAGCTTTTAATACTTTGAAAAACGTATTATCAAAATAAATACTGTTATAAGTATAAAGTTCGGGTGTTCTTAATACGGCATTTTTATCTGTTTTTTGATAAGCGATATAGTTTTCCATCACAAATCTACCAAACCTGGTTTTCTTTGATACATCCAACCTGATTAAGCTAATATCTGCAGTAGCTTGTTTTGGTAAAATAGCATTTGTGTTATTGGTCTGATCAGCTGCAAAATAAACATAGTTACTGGTTAAGTAATAATTGGCTCCCGCAGTAAAACCATACTTATCATTGATATAGTTGAATGATAAATTGGCGATTTTAGTATTCTTAAAATCACTGTTTGTCCATTGGTAATGATTGCCGTGATAGTAATTAAAAATAGCCGCCGGGGTTTGGTTTTGCGCGTATGCACCCAATTCTATTCTCCCAATGGTTTTACCTAAAAGAATTTTACTTTTTGCCTCGTATAAATAATCGCCGGCATTTTCACCTTGCAAAATTTGCTGTACATCTAAATTGAAATCGATATTGTTAGAGAACCGATAACCCGCTGCACCTAAAATGGTAATGTTCTGATAAGCAAATCTACTGTGTTCATAATTGGTTCCATCTTGTTTCATACCAAGATATTCATGTCTGTAATAATCGTGTCTTATGCCTGCATCAACCTTTAATTCATTTTTAATAACCGAACTGTTTTTGGGTCTTAAAAAGAAACTATAAATAAATTCATTTTTGATATGTTTTACGTGGGTCGAATCATTGGTAAATATTGTACTCGCAATGCCTGGAGGCAGCACATTATTAACATCAGTTCCATTTTTGTAAAAATCAAAACTGTCGTTATTATACTCAAATGTATACGAAACCTTATTGGTTGGTAAAACCGCATTGTTAACATTCGCAGAGGTATCTATCCTGCCAACATAATAGGTTTGCTTTAAGAAAACGGTGTTTTTACGGTACAAATTTCTTGAATCTGATAAATTTATGGGTTCCGCCTCTCTGTCAATTTTAGAATAGCCCGGATCGAATAAACCTGTAGCTACCGTAGAGCCATTCTCGTAAGCACGCATGGTATTAAAAATTGCCGATGCCCACATATTATAACGTTTGCTGGGCGATTGGTACCAGGAAAATACAGCGACATTCAGATTATCGCCCCGCTGCCTGGCATAAAAACCCTTAGAATCGCCCCGGTTAAAATTAACTCCAACGTTCCAGTTTTTTTTAATATTCTGCGTATGTATAGCCCTGAAAAGCTGTTCTTTTTGACCTGCACTCACAAAATATAAGCTGGTAAAGGGAGTTCTGGCCTGGTAGTAAATAATATCTTCTGGTGTTAAAGCATAATAATCAAGTGAATGAAATCCTGCATCAAAACCAATCCTTTTACTTGGCTCGTACAATAAAGGCCTCGCTGCCAGGCCCATATTACCATTGCTAATGGTTGGGTGCAAGGGTTGTAAAAGCGGACTATAATTTTGAATATTGGTTGTGGAAGTATCTAAGGGCAGCAGCACAATACTATCTTTAGCTAAGGATAACTTAGTAAACCGGATATATTTTGCGGTAAAAACAACGGAGTCCTTTCCCGAATCTAATTTTTTCCGAACAGAATCGAGTTCCTTATTGGTACCCACACTCGTTTTTAAATCTTGTGCAAATGCTTTGTTAATGCCTAGCAGCAGGAACAGAAAAAAACAGATTTTAACGGCTTTATGCATCTTATAGTTCAGAAATTAAGCGGGTTAAAATCTCAGTCATTTTAGGCTCGGCCTTAGCTGCTGCAGCTAAAATTTCATCTAAATTAAAGGGTTGCAGATCTTCTGGAAAACCTTCATCCGTTAATACGGAGATGGCAAAAACAGGTAAACCAGCGTGGTTGGCCACAATAACTTCGGGCACGGTACTCATGCCAACTGCATCAGCGCCAATTAAACGCAGGTATTTGTATTCGGCTTTGGTTTCTAAATTCGGACCAGAAACCGCAACGTATATCCCTTTATGGCACCTAATATCAACATCTTTAGCTATCTCCAGCGCTTTGGCTATGATATCGCGTTTATAAGGCTGGCTCATATCTGGAAAACGTGGACCTAATTCGCTCTCAATTAAACCGCGCAACGGGTTATCTGGCTGCAAATTAATATGATCATCGATAATCATTAAATCACCCTTTTTAAACTCAGGATTTAATGAGCCCGCAGCATTAGATACAATTAAGTTTTCGATACCCAAACCTTTCATCACCCTAACCGGGAAGGTGATCTGTTGCATGCTATAACCCTCGTAATAATGTAAGCGCCCCTGCATGGCAATAATCTTTTTCCCGTTCAATGTTCCAAAAATTAGTTTCCCGCTGTGGAACTCTAAAGTAGAAATTGGAAAATTTGGAATATTAGAATACATCAGTTGATGCTCTATTTCGATCTCTTTTACCAGGCCACCCAAGCCAGTACCTAAAATAATGCCTATTTCTGGCTTAAAGTTTTCTGTTTTACGTTTTATATATTCAACGGTTTCTTCTATTGCTCTTAACATATTTTAAAATGAGTTCGTCAAAGTTAATCTTATCTTCTTCAAATAATTCAACCTCAATGGGTAAATAATATACAGGTAAATCTACCAGTAAATCTTTAAATCCGGTAGCTCTTAAACGCTTGCTATCCTTTTCTGTTGTGATAATGATTTTATCTTTTTTAACACTGGCCATAAAAGCCGATTTAAACTTATCAATATCATCATTTTTAAAAGCATAATGATCAGGAAATTCTTTGTGTTTAATGGTTCCTGCATATTTTTCAAGCTCTTCTATTAACGGATTGGGATTTGCTATTCCGGTGAGCAGGAAAATTTCGAAACCTTTAACAGACTCCAGCGTTTGGCATTCGTTATGGTATAAATGGATAAGATCGCCATATTTTAGATAAGAATGTAATACAGGTTGATTTGCGTTTGGCTGTAACTCATTTATCGAGGCTTGCCGGGCAACATTTAACAGCGGAACAGGCGATTTCGTGACCAACAAAACATCTGCCCTTTTACGGGAAGAGAAAACATCTCTTAAATTACCGGCAGGTAATAAAAACTGTAAAGTACCCAGCTTTCTAAACTCGAAAAGCAAAATATTAAATCCTGCGTTTACAGCGCGGTGCTGAAAGGCATCATCAAGGATAATTAAATCATGATTGTCTTTTAATTGCTTAATCCCTTTCACGCGGTCTTCGCAAACCGCAACGGTAACAGCCGCAAATTTTTGGTAGTACTGTAAAGGTTCATCTCCTATCGTTTCGGCAGTTGCAGCACTATCTGCAAATATAAAACCTTTCGTTTTACGGCCATAACCCCTGCTTAAAATGGCGATCTTGTAATCGGCCAACAACCTTACCAAATATTCTGTTGTTGGTGTTTTACCCGATCCGCCAACAGCCAAATTGCCTACACAGATTACCGGCAGATCAAACTTTACAGATCGCATAAATCCCCAGTCGTAAAGTTTTTTACGGAGAATAATGACTATTCCGTAAATGATTGAAAAAGGAAGCAATAAAAGGCGTAGATAATTAAGTAGCATGTTCGTGGTTTCAAAAATACTGATTATTTAAAAAAGAAAGGCATAACCTGGTCTAATGCCCAATAAGGCAACCATTGAGTGAGGGAAATGGTTTGGAAAGATGTAAAATGGAAGATGGATGATGGAATGACCAATAATCAATTTCCAATGATCAATAATCGAAACTAGTTTGAGTGTTTGGAGCTGGGCGTTTAGAGTACAATTAACCGATTAACCCCAATGAACGAATGATCCGATGAATTTAAAATTGTTCCAAAATATCCTGATCCGATTTATAGGTTTCGACAATTACCTCCGGAATCGTTAAGTTATGTTTTTGATAAAGTACTACCCAAAACCCGGCATTGTTCTTTTTAGGATATTGATAAAAATCCTGTCTAAGTTTTAAGGTAGAATAGTTGTTGCTGTTTTTTAGTTCCGGATCGATATTTTCCAGAAAAATCAGTTCCATCTCTGCCGAAGGTTCTCCTTCCGAAAATAACCCGGCCACTACATTACACTTTAAATACGTAGAAGATAACTTCGACAAACCATTATCGATGGTATAGTTTTGCCTGTTTATCCAGATCATGCTTTTGTTTATTGTAGCAATATTGCTTTCCATTCCTTTAATCAGGTGTTTATCTACTGTGATAAAAATCCATCCATTCTTGCGTTTATACAATACATTTCTTACCCTTGTGAAAGAGATCTTATAACATTTTGACCCTTCATACTCAACCTGTCCTTCAATTTCGTAATCATTATCCTCGCTGAGCATATTATCGCTGAGATTACTTACAAAATAAGATTTGAGCTCAATTCTTAAATCAACAGCGTAGTTAATCTTCACACCTCCTGTTTTTTTGAGCTCCTTAAGCCTTCTTAATCCTTCAAGCTGTAACCTGATATCGTTTTTATATTCATCAGTATGGAGGTTAAATAATCCCTCGGCATAACTATAATACTTACCATCTTTTACCATATACTGCCTGCATAACAATTTTTCGCTCACCACCCCAGTATCGGCAAGGTGCGCGACTGCATTTTTAATTAAAGTAGAAGCAAAATTGGCTGCATAAATATGTACATCGTCCAGTTTAATGTATTTGTCTTTTAGCTTAACCATGAGGTCACTGGTACTGCTGCGCTCATCAACTTTAACGGAATGGCTTTCGTAACCCACCGAACTGAAGGAAAGCGACTGACCTTTATTTAAGGAATCTATTTTAAAGCTGAAGTTTCCTTCAGAATCGCTCAGGGCAATTAATTTCTGCTTATTATAAATGGATACGGATGCGATACCTTTATTAGTTTCATTAACTACTTGTCCCTTAATAAGCTGTTGCGCCCAGGCGCGGGGGAAGGTGAAAAAGCAGCCAATTATAATTGATAATATGATTTTTGAGCGATATGACATAGGTAGATTAAGGCTTTACCAGCTAATATTTGGTTATTTCAGGTGTAAAATAATTATTCTCTTTAAATAACAAAAATATACAGGGTTAAATCGGGCGTTCGCCGCAGGGCGTTTGTTGTCAGTTAACCATTAAACAGTGAACCATTGACCAGCTAACAAATTTATTCAACCATAATTTATCTTTTTTTATTATCATTGTTATCTACCAAAACATATTTTAATGTCACCAAACAAAAGATTAGTAGTGGGCCAGGGCCAGATTAGTGGATATATTTCTATTTTTTTAGCTGCATTAGCGCTTTTAGGCATCCTGTGTTTTCATTATCCGGAAAAGCTAACCACGCCCGAATTCCGTGAAATATATACAAAAAACAGCATGGAAATTCTAATGCTTGCTGGTGTTATAGGCTGTTTCTTTTTTTCATTATTAAGCTTAATCCTTAGCAAAAAACTAAAATGGGCCTGGCCGGGCTTTGTGCTTGGCGCCCTGGCAGTAATACTGGGTGCTTTAAGCGTAGAAGGCAGGGATGTTGCCAAATCGAACTGGCATTTTGGCTTGGATTGGATGATTTTAGATTTGCTTTTAATGGTGGCCATTTTTGTCCCCTTAGAATTATTCTTTCCAAAAAACAATGGGCAAACCAAATTCCACGAAGAATGGCGTACCGATTTGACCTATTTTGTTATCAGCCATTTGTTCATCCAGTTTTTCGGTATCATTACGCAAAAGCCTGCCGTATTATTTTTTGGTTGGATAGGATTAGATAAATTGCATAGCTGGGTGCAGGGCCTCCCCTTCATAGTTGCTTTATTTTTGGCTTTTTTCAGTACCGATTTGTTTCAGTATTGGGCACATCGTTTTTTCCACACCCGTGTAGCCCTTTGGCGCTTCCACTCCATACACCATTCTACACAAAATATGGATTGGCTGGCCGGAAGCCGTACCCATTTTATCGACATCTTTTTTACTAGGGCTATGACTTTCATACCACTTTATGTGCTAGGCTTTTCATCTACCGTTTTCAATGTGTACATTATATTTATTGCTATCCATGCCGTGCTGATCCATGCCAATACCAGGATTAACTTTGGCCCGCTAAAATACATATTTACTACCCCTCAATATCACCATTGGCACCATTGCGAAGATCCTGAATATTATGGGCATAATTTCGCTTCCATATTCCCTTTTATTGATATGATGTTCGGCACCTATTATTTACCAGGCAAAGAATGGCCAGCCGGAACAGGTGTGCATGAAGCCTCTTATCCGAAGGGTTTTGTTAAACAATCTATTTATCCCTTTACTAAAAGTCCGTTTGATACCGATTTGAATATGGAAGAACGGAGTGATAGATAAAAAAGGCACTAATACTCATTGCTATGGAGCTTTGGATAACCCATCGTTTTTAACGATGAAAATCGTTAAGCGATTCTTATATAAGTGATAAATACATCCTAATAATTAGGAAAGCAGGGCCAGCAAACATAATTAATGTTAGCCGGGCTTTCCGCTAAATCTTTTGTTATAGAAAAACAAAAGTATACCACTGCAATCCCGTTTAATCAGAACTTGCAGTGCTATTATTAAAGGTTTTGAACCCAGTTTCAAACTGATAACATTCCTATCAGATGATAATATCTACCAGCACGCTATCTACACGCCCAGCTCCGTGACCTCGGTGTCTTCTCCCGGCGACCTATGTGGTTAAAACTATGATGTAATCGTAAAACTATTTCTTTAATGCTTTAGTCTTAGTGAAAACATGATGTTCTGTATGGTTAAAAAATCTAAGGTGGAACAAACGCCTCATTAAAGTGTTATATTAGCGTTCCATCTCATTTTATGCAGGCCGAAACAGAAATTTTAATTATTGGTGGTGGATTGGCAGGTTTAACAGCAGCACTTCACCTGAATAAGGTGGGTTTAAAGGTTACATTGATCGAGAAAGATACTTATCCCCACCATAAAGTTTGCGGCGAATATATTTCAAACGAGGTAAACCCTTATTTTGAATGGCTAGGCCTGGATATCGAAAATCTTGCACCTGCACTCATCAGCGACCTGCTTTTCACCTCAAATCTTGGAAAAAGTATACAGACAAAATTGCCGCTGGGTGGTTTTGGTTTAAGCAGGTATACCATCGATCATTATTTGTATACCGAACTGATCAGGAGAAAGGTAAGCATCGTTCATGACCGTGTTGTAGAAATAAATTTTGCCAATAATCAATTTACAGTAGCAACTGCTAATAACGTTTTTATGGCAGCTTACGTTATTGGCGCGTATGGAAAAAGATCAGCCATTGATATTAAGTTAAACCGGAGTTTCATTAATAAACAATCGCCCTATCTGGCAATTAAAGCACATTACAAGGCCGATTTTCCGAATAACCTGGTTAGCCTGCATAATTTTCAAGGTGGCTATTGCGGCGTTTCAAGGGTTGAAAATGATCGGTTAAATATCTGTTATCTGACCAACTATGAAAGTTTCAAGAAGCACAAAAATCTACTTACCTTCCAGGAAAACGTACTTTACAAAAACAGGCATTTGAAGGCTATTTTTGAAAATGCAACCAGTTTATTTGATGCTCCGTTAACCATTAGTCAGATCTCTTTTGAGCGTAAAGCGCCCGTACATAACCATGTTTTAATGATTGGTGATACTGCGGGATTAATCCATCCGCTTTGCGGAAACGGTATGGCCATGGCTATTCACGCTGCCAAAATTGTTTCAGAACTTTTGCATCAAAGAATCGAAGGTTA
Proteins encoded in this region:
- a CDS encoding peptidylprolyl isomerase, which encodes MSKAIIKTEKGDMTVEFYENDAPKAVANFKKLAKEGFYDGVTFHRVIPNFMVQGGCPNSKDPAKAHLAGTGGPGYKIDCELDGENQYHDRGVLSMAHAGRNTGGSQFFICHSRANTAHLDRNHTCFGKVIENVDLVDDIRQGDKIVNIEVLEG
- a CDS encoding asparagine synthetase B, encoding MDEDQKNHLKAYGIAYWTISKQLEVDWLLNYRGGSFLIKYNKAVEDELKIRGVSYEVMADGKVVSLLNEISDPSVNMEMVKLEKTPKIAVYSPKSKLPWDDAVTLVLTYAEIPYDVIYDDDILQDKLSKYDWLHLHHEDFTGQYGRFWANFRYATWYQEDVKNQETLAKRMGYKKVSEMKLAVAKHIKEYCAGGGFMFAMCSGTDSFDIALAAEGVDICAQMFDGDPADPNAQSKLDFNKTLAFQNFKLDNNPMNYEFSDIDVTQTRTLNQTNDYFTLFDFSAKWDLVPTMLTQDHDKVIKGFMGQTTAFKKSLVKTNVTVLGENKGAAEVRYLHGEIGKGQFTFYGGHDPEDYQHAVGDPPTDLSLHPNSPGYRLILNNVLFPAAKKKPQKT
- a CDS encoding porin family protein, which encodes MKKLLLSASIILLATGAFAQNTMTGSDARFGIKAGVNLARFHASGTDGSTSFNDNAKDNVGFNVTAFADFGVGNNFFIQPGVSLQNKGSKFEETRTVGGITNTTTNKVNLMAIEVPVNAVFRIPTGDAGAVQISAGPYIGFNISGKNKFETVTTGGAAAGTISDENDLKFGSTTDKNYSSTEFGANFGLAYRTNSGFLVGANYGLGLSNLVPKDSRSGDGKLTNRVLGFSVGYSF
- a CDS encoding putative porin; the protein is MHKAVKICFFLFLLLGINKAFAQDLKTSVGTNKELDSVRKKLDSGKDSVVFTAKYIRFTKLSLAKDSIVLLPLDTSTTNIQNYSPLLQPLHPTISNGNMGLAARPLLYEPSKRIGFDAGFHSLDYYALTPEDIIYYQARTPFTSLYFVSAGQKEQLFRAIHTQNIKKNWNVGVNFNRGDSKGFYARQRGDNLNVAVFSWYQSPSKRYNMWASAIFNTMRAYENGSTVATGLFDPGYSKIDREAEPINLSDSRNLYRKNTVFLKQTYYVGRIDTSANVNNAVLPTNKVSYTFEYNNDSFDFYKNGTDVNNVLPPGIASTIFTNDSTHVKHIKNEFIYSFFLRPKNSSVIKNELKVDAGIRHDYYRHEYLGMKQDGTNYEHSRFAYQNITILGAAGYRFSNNIDFNLDVQQILQGENAGDYLYEAKSKILLGKTIGRIELGAYAQNQTPAAIFNYYHGNHYQWTNSDFKNTKIANLSFNYINDKYGFTAGANYYLTSNYVYFAADQTNNTNAILPKQATADISLIRLDVSKKTRFGRFVMENYIAYQKTDKNAVLRTPELYTYNSIYFDNTFFKVLKANVGFDVRYNSEYANYLYSPATAQFYIDERNPTNLISRPVIDVFFKANLKRANIFVKYDFVNQGLFQPGYYTVNRYPMQDALLKFGVSWNFYD
- a CDS encoding purine-nucleoside phosphorylase, which codes for MLRAIEETVEYIKRKTENFKPEIGIILGTGLGGLVKEIEIEHQLMYSNIPNFPISTLEFHSGKLIFGTLNGKKIIAMQGRLHYYEGYSMQQITFPVRVMKGLGIENLIVSNAAGSLNPEFKKGDLMIIDDHINLQPDNPLRGLIESELGPRFPDMSQPYKRDIIAKALEIAKDVDIRCHKGIYVAVSGPNLETKAEYKYLRLIGADAVGMSTVPEVIVANHAGLPVFAISVLTDEGFPEDLQPFNLDEILAAAAKAEPKMTEILTRLISEL
- the lpxK gene encoding tetraacyldisaccharide 4'-kinase, which gives rise to MLLNYLRLLLLPFSIIYGIVIILRKKLYDWGFMRSVKFDLPVICVGNLAVGGSGKTPTTEYLVRLLADYKIAILSRGYGRKTKGFIFADSAATAETIGDEPLQYYQKFAAVTVAVCEDRVKGIKQLKDNHDLIILDDAFQHRAVNAGFNILLFEFRKLGTLQFLLPAGNLRDVFSSRKRADVLLVTKSPVPLLNVARQASINELQPNANQPVLHSYLKYGDLIHLYHNECQTLESVKGFEIFLLTGIANPNPLIEELEKYAGTIKHKEFPDHYAFKNDDIDKFKSAFMASVKKDKIIITTEKDSKRLRATGFKDLLVDLPVYYLPIEVELFEEDKINFDELILKYVKSNRRNR
- a CDS encoding carboxypeptidase-like regulatory domain-containing protein; translated protein: MSYRSKIILSIIIGCFFTFPRAWAQQLIKGQVVNETNKGIASVSIYNKQKLIALSDSEGNFSFKIDSLNKGQSLSFSSVGYESHSVKVDERSSTSDLMVKLKDKYIKLDDVHIYAANFASTLIKNAVAHLADTGVVSEKLLCRQYMVKDGKYYSYAEGLFNLHTDEYKNDIRLQLEGLRRLKELKKTGGVKINYAVDLRIELKSYFVSNLSDNMLSEDNDYEIEGQVEYEGSKCYKISFTRVRNVLYKRKNGWIFITVDKHLIKGMESNIATINKSMIWINRQNYTIDNGLSKLSSTYLKCNVVAGLFSEGEPSAEMELIFLENIDPELKNSNNYSTLKLRQDFYQYPKKNNAGFWVVLYQKHNLTIPEVIVETYKSDQDILEQF
- a CDS encoding sterol desaturase family protein is translated as MSPNKRLVVGQGQISGYISIFLAALALLGILCFHYPEKLTTPEFREIYTKNSMEILMLAGVIGCFFFSLLSLILSKKLKWAWPGFVLGALAVILGALSVEGRDVAKSNWHFGLDWMILDLLLMVAIFVPLELFFPKNNGQTKFHEEWRTDLTYFVISHLFIQFFGIITQKPAVLFFGWIGLDKLHSWVQGLPFIVALFLAFFSTDLFQYWAHRFFHTRVALWRFHSIHHSTQNMDWLAGSRTHFIDIFFTRAMTFIPLYVLGFSSTVFNVYIIFIAIHAVLIHANTRINFGPLKYIFTTPQYHHWHHCEDPEYYGHNFASIFPFIDMMFGTYYLPGKEWPAGTGVHEASYPKGFVKQSIYPFTKSPFDTDLNMEERSDR
- a CDS encoding NAD(P)/FAD-dependent oxidoreductase, which produces MQAETEILIIGGGLAGLTAALHLNKVGLKVTLIEKDTYPHHKVCGEYISNEVNPYFEWLGLDIENLAPALISDLLFTSNLGKSIQTKLPLGGFGLSRYTIDHYLYTELIRRKVSIVHDRVVEINFANNQFTVATANNVFMAAYVIGAYGKRSAIDIKLNRSFINKQSPYLAIKAHYKADFPNNLVSLHNFQGGYCGVSRVENDRLNICYLTNYESFKKHKNLLTFQENVLYKNRHLKAIFENATSLFDAPLTISQISFERKAPVHNHVLMIGDTAGLIHPLCGNGMAMAIHAAKIVSELLHQRIEGYISSREGLEESYAAHWNREFNSRLKMGRILSSLLRNTKFESLAINALIKMPFLLHKIIKQTHGKPITI